From the Triticum urartu cultivar G1812 chromosome 4, Tu2.1, whole genome shotgun sequence genome, the window atatgaacgtgatgaaaactagcttgatgatattctcatgtgtcctcggaagcgcttttcctattataagagtttgttccggcttgtcctttgctacaaaaaggattgggccaccttgctgcactttatttacttttgttacttgttgctcgttacaatttatcttatcacaaaactatctgttaccacttatttcagtacttgcagagaataccttgttgaaaactgcttatcatttccttctgctcgttggattcgacactcttacttatcgaaaggactatgatagatcccctatacttgtgggtcatcacttaGCGAGCTTAAAAAAATCAAAATGAACTGCAATCAGGCTGTTGCAGGCCCTGCTCCACGATAGATGAAGTCGAACAGAGAGAGGGACTCATCTGGGACCGTCCGGGCTCTTCTTGGGCACTGCGGGGGAGGAGGAGAGCTAGATAGGGGGTCAAGGCAGAGGGTGGTCGCGCCGTCGGGGGCAGATGCCCTACAGCTCGTCACGGGAGGAGCCGAGCACTGCAACGCCCTCGCAACCGCACCACGGCCCGGCGCTAGCGAACTGCGCGCTGTGGTGGTAGGCGGTGGTGTCCTCCCAGTGGAGTAGTCGAGCAGGCTAAAGTACAGGGCCCGGTGCAGTGCTGTCGGCAGTGCTTCTGGGACAGAGGAGGGGAGGTGGAAGAGGAGTGGGTGTAGAGGAGGGGAAGGGAGCTGCAgctgccggaggaggaggtgagGTGGAGGAAGGGAACATAGGAGAGGCCTGACCTCGTCGCCGGCTAGAAGAAGGAGGCGGCGACGGATCTTGGCAGGATGGGGTCGCCAGTTCCTAGCAGATCAGCGGGGGTTGAAGGAGCTGCACAGCCCGCCGACGACGCCTCGCACCTGCGGGTGGGGTGAGCGGCGCGGGAACGACGAATGAGGGTGGTGGAGGGCCTTGATCCGGTGGTGAACGGTCTGGTGCCGTCAGATCCGAGCTCGGTGTGGAGCAGGTCGCCGGCGTGGTGGTGGCTGCGGTGCGTCGCGGGGAGGGCGCCGCCCCTGACTCCGGTGGTGGGGCGTCGCGCGGGGGAAGGGAGGTGGCTGGGGGAGGGTTGTCTCGCCGGCAAGTGGAGGAAGGTCGCGGGTGGGGCGGGGCGCAGGAGATCGGTGCGGTTGTGGGGGTGGGGGAAGAAGGTgatgtggtggtggtgggtggGTTGACCTGTTTATTTTTTATTTCGTGTCAGTCGGTGGGTTGGGGTGTTAGCAGAATAAGGCTCCGGTGTTATTCATCACTCAGGGTGCAGAATAAATTATTCTTCATCCGAGATAATCTTATCATTGCTTCCTAAATAAATTATGTTTAGAATATAAATAATTACATGCAAATTGATTGGATGTGTAAAATTTGGtataaaaaaaaataaaaatataggttataagactagaaaaatcatattttatgtatgttttatgccatgttttcacattcataaatttacgtaacataaaatattttttacggcgagtacatattttcttacgttctctttttatgtatgaaataagacaaaatttatGAAACATAAAAATACAATGTATTAATATTAAAATAGAAAAGATCGCTTTATATAGAatcagaatagttatttggatcacgatCGCCGACCGGATGGACTTGTTCCCGAACTCCCCCAGCCCGTGTAGAAAAAAAAACCCACTCCCCGTCCACCACCTCCCCTGATCCCCAACCTTCCCCCGATCTCCCTCGTGCCAGGTGCCAGCGCCGTGCATCTCTCCCCGCTCCTCGATCTCCTAGCACCGCCGCTCCCCGCTTCCCCTGCCTCCCGGCGCTGCCGTGCCCACTTCCCCTGCCTCCTAGTGCCGCCGCTTCCCTCCACCCCGCTTCCTCTACCTCCAAGCGCCACTGCCCCAACCTCCGGCATGCAACTAGGCTGCCTTCCGCCGCCTCCCCTTGCTCTGGCGTGCCTCCCATCGCCATGCCTCCGGCACGCCTCCCACCGCCGCACCCCCGGCCCCGGTGCGCTTCCCGCCATCGCCTTCTCTCCAGCAGCCGCGGCCACCCGTGACCAGCGTCAGCACAACCAGCTACAAATCCAGTGGGATTCGCCCCCACTCCTGTCCATAGTCGCGTGGCTCGCGGCAAAACAGGGCCGCCGAGGAGAACATCTCCCGTCCGGCAAGGAGCATCTCAAGGGCGTCCGACGAGGAGCATCTCAGGGGCGAGGAACATCTCCCACCTCCTCCCTAGTGCAGAGCTTTCAGTCCAGGCCCCCGCGGCAAAAAACGCAGTGTCCACTCCTATGAAAATGCTCCTCCAATATCTTCAGGCGGTgagtgttcttcatgttctgcaCTTCTGCCCAACTTCTTCTGAACTTCTGCTTGTTTCATACGTAGTGAATTTGCCCTAAAAATTAGACCATCCATATATTCCTTCAGCTCAGTAAATAGTTTGTCTAGAAACTACTACTACAGTTAGTTACTTTTACATAATTCTTAGATGGTTGGTTAGCCTAAATCAGTAGGCACCGAGCTCAAAAACTGTGAAACTGAAACTCTGCACACTGCTCTAGCAGACAACAAGAGACGCTCTAACTGAAAATCTGAAACTCGATTGTGTCGCGAGTGCCTAACCATGTTCGTCGATGCAGCTCTGATCACAAACTCTTTATTTTGCCTTGTTAAATCGATGCAGGTGTGGGCATCCGGTCATAGAGAGATGTGTGGAGCGCTGCATTCCGCTTGTTGTTGACCTCGTGGCCGCAAACGCCGAGATTATTGTCGTGTGTGGACTGCAACGATGACCGAATCCGACCTTCACCAGCATCATCATTCTTCCTTCTCCTGTTCACCAACGTGCACCACCCGTCATGGGTTAAGACACTGCTCAGACACTTCGAGGTGCCATCGATGGATGTCTTGTCAAAAAGATTCGCTCTCTTCGGCTTTATTGCTGGGTGGAGCATCGCAACCTCTGCTGAGACTGGACCTACCTTCCAGGTATATATGCTTGTAATGATTCTCCCAACCGATTCAGCAATCCCTTTTTCCTAAGCATTGAACCTATTAGACATTACCTACAACCTAAGACTTGTTTATTTCTCTTGCACAACCATTAGACAGTAAATATACCTATAAGATAGATTAAGCCTACAATGCCAATGGTATCTCGCTGGTTCTAACAATCTTTCTAACATTGATGATTTTGTGTTGCAGCTTGCACTGGTACTCGTCTCATGCATATACTTTCTCAACGACAAGATGAAAGAACCTTGGCAGGGCGTCTGCTACAGGGTTAGTTAGCACCTGCATAGCAACATACATACGAGGACTCCCTTGGTCGTTATTAGTCGCACACGTATAGGGTGTTTAATCCTCCTATGTACTTGCAGGCTTGGACTCTTTGCGAGTGGCTGGATAGTAGGTTCGCTGGTAGTCCCAGTGATCCCGACATTTATTTTGCCGCGTACTTGGTGTCTGGAGCTCCTTACTTCGCTAGTCGCTTATGTATTTTTATTCCTGGGTTGCATCCACTTGTGACGTTCCACCCGCTAATGTCAAAGACAAACAATTTTGTACAGGAGATGTTAATGTAAACATTGATACGAGTAATTGATAGCCTAGGTTGGTGTTTTTTCAGTAAAAGATATGGGCTTGACTACTGAGAAAACATTTTAGTTTCCAGCCTCGTCTTCATGAAACAGTTTAGTTAGTCCACAAGGATCAGACTAAATTTTTTCCTTGTGAGGTTTCTGAATGAACATGTTTCACTAAATAAAATAGAAGAGTAATTATGATTATTTGTTCGAGACTGCAACCAAGCTAACTAGCTGCCCTTGTTTTTCAGCATGGATAGATTGTTTCAAGAGGAATTTACTGCACTTTTATTATGATTCAGATTTCAGAAGTAAGCTAAAACAATTTGGTTTGCAGCAGGTTCAGGCAAGTCTTTTGTGTTTGTTTCAAGGTTCAGAAgtaaggaagtactagctagttTAATGTAGTAGTTTTTCAGGGCTCAGATTTTGACGCCTCTAATGATTTTTTTGTCTACTGCACACAGTTGAATCTCCAAGTTATAAGATTCTGTCAGTGTTGAAGATCAAGATTACTTTCAAACTGCAACCATCATCTACTATTTGGTTGTCCTTTCCATTGCCCCTTGAGTAGCATCGTCTGTTGTTTCTTTCACCAGCAGAGCACCACTCTCTCATGATGAAGTTTCCTAATTGAGTCTCAAACTGCAGCAACCTAATCTGGACTTGTTTTAGGAATGACCGATTAATCGGTCCAAATTCTAACTGTTGATTATCCACTGGGCGCCTTCACGGCGTGCTTCAGACTCCAATCCATCCTTGTTGTCCTTAGAGAGGAACACGTACAGGTCGTGGGTCGCTAGCAGGAGATAAGAATTATATGCATCAGGTCACTTAGCTTCCTTTGCTTTGTGGGCAAAAGGTTATCAAAGTTCTCGCAATTTTTTTGGGTAAAAAGTATAGAAATTCATGGAAGATTGATTTGTGTATGCTTGTGAGTCTGAAACCTTTTTTAGTTGATGTCAGCCAAAAAAATGTGGATATGTTGTGCGTGTGTGTGTAGTACACCGAATTGAAAAATACTATTTTCTGTCATGTAGATCAAAGAAAGaacatagaaaattttaaaatgtGGATACACACATTTTCTATGTATGAgcaaaaaacaaagaaaaatgcATAATTTCTCCTTTATTTTCCTCTTTGTGATTGTGTGTTCTCCCTTTCGATCAAAATTGTGTGCTCTCCCTGTGTTCTTAGAGTGATATTCACatgagatgatgtccatgaatgc encodes:
- the LOC125551229 gene encoding uncharacterized protein LOC125551229 isoform X2, with protein sequence MDVLSKRFALFGFIAGWSIATSAETGPTFQLALVLVSCIYFLNDKMKEPWQGVCYRAWTLCEWLDSRFAAWIDCFKRNLLHFYYDSDFRSKLKQFGLQQVQLNLQVIRFCQC
- the LOC125551229 gene encoding uncharacterized protein LOC125551229 isoform X1 yields the protein MDVLSKRFALFGFIAGWSIATSAETGPTFQLALVLVSCIYFLNDKMKEPWQGVCYRAWTLCEWLDSRFAAWIDCFKRNLLHFYYDSDFRSKLKQFGLQQVQASLLCLFQGSELNLQVIRFCQC